From the Amia ocellicauda isolate fAmiCal2 chromosome 12, fAmiCal2.hap1, whole genome shotgun sequence genome, the window aagaaaaactaaaaaaataacaattagaagcatgtggccactgtagcattatgttgggtgtattttgataagagcattttagctctgagctgaagcattgATCTAAGGAAGACCTCTctccccaaagttatcagatttccttaaagtgtggaactggtttacatcaaagtgacagtcttgggtggatggcacagagaatagcccaaatagtttggaatcctgctttGAGATGTCTgaagaagggggcctgtaggtaataactctttgaaatggacaagagcccaaatccagacacagagctacgaacccgggccaaccggcatttctgaaaccgaaatccaatctcacaaactcaagaaccaatcacctattgatctgacaggtgtataaagaacagcgcacggtctctctctctctccctctctctctctctctctcacctgaaccagaaactcactgccacagctcaacctgtagctctgttgcccgaaccggaaccagaaaccaaccaagtctttgccggcaacagaagagttaaactgggaaaaggagattgagccgtacgaagaattcttttaaaggactttattaaataaagaactttacagactgcgctgcccgcctgtgcccacctgatcagtggagttttacagctggacaattgactaagtcgactgaatacgaatgtgtcagtcatttaaatagctatttgagtcttaagaaacttgacccttggaacgaacagggccctgctttcctcaaagactttgtcttcaaataagtacggtgagagaccctgcttgccaagaagattttgtgcacaaccttggagccttcaaaccagtggaaaatctgtttggaaaagactctgtttcgcgaaaccccaacttccaggtgcatcgactgagtggaagttcttggacaaagccgaactggactgcctttgttcctaaccacacggacctcgtgccgtgtgctgttatctgagcccaaagacagagaggcctctctgcgacgaagttcagataagtttaacagtttggagtttgtgattcatgacatttgagaaatcaattagaaatgttattctatgactcataactctagaatgtgtaatatcatttagttttcttaaatataaatgtgtgttacattaaactgttttgttgataaatttagaaataaaatctgtcaatgccgagaaatatcttctcattcctgtttaactgtttagtctgaaattgacacaagttaatagacaccagattataggtggccctgcctatccttaatcattgaataatagtcagttaagggaaattgtggcaacaagtaatgataggatctttctcggcacctaaacgtaaatgagactgatatatataacgagaagttacctgacataaatactaacctgcgtagttatttgatgtctgactaacaatactaatgagagactcaccttcgtcttactaaccggtattgttgtcaatgtgtttataaccttttttttgtttaacaatttatgtgttatcatatgcgatcccatggtctttgatttggtcacggaagtgatttgtctttgatttgttgatctagagttgaattttaattagtttttcccttttgtataattagtgtagtgctacatttagtctttgtttttgaataaatttgacaatttatatctttggaattggtgtctgcgtccaattattacagaaattgagttctacaagattccaggattcgtgataaggtgatactataaattcacttctttaattgaaatttataagtgtaccttacgctacaccactacagtgtcaggtttgcagaatgattgccttcctggatgaactcatccaagaggatttaatttgtgaacattgtcgGCAGATTGAAATCCTaaagatcaaggttcgtgatcttgaggctcagcttgtcgatctgtgctgtattagggatatagaagaattggtcaatcagcccgtgagagagatggtgtgcatgccaaaacctaagAGAGTTGAGActgtagagcaggaaagtggacagaactgctgggttacattaggttgtaaccacagaaaagggcgtgtacaacccctagagacaccccaagagcttgaattgtccaacaggttccaactgctggacaccgtgttggacagtgacagctcagagggtgatggggggcagttgagcaccagagcaccatggtgcccactcccccccagaagaaggaggtagttatagtaggagattaaatacttagaggtgtagatcacacagtgtgttctagtgataaggagaccggCATGGtttcttgcctgcctggtgctcaggttgcagatctccctaaactagtagacgggctgctggccaaagccggggggaatccactcgtcatggtccacattggaaccaatgacataggaaaaggtagggcagaggcaagacaaatttaaagagttaggaacaaaactaaagagcagaacctccacggtagttttctgaAGGGTATatttctgaaatacttccggtaccacgtgcatggccagggagacaggcagagattagaaagtttaacacatggttgaaatcttggtgtagggaagaggggtttaggtttatggagcattggtctttcttctgggatagatgggatctgtacaaaccggacagtctacatctgAACAGTAgtggggctaatgcattgggagagcgtatgtgcagagtaattgagaatcttttaaactagggaccagggggtcAGGGAGCTATGataatgggagatgttcctctaaggaaagaaaacaaaggggaaACTGAtggtaggaaagtcctgaaatgtttgtacctcaatgccaggagtgtaaagaacaagatgttggacttagaagccacagtgctggcatgtgactatgatgttgtaggagttacagaaacatggcttacagaaaatgatggggatgaatacaagttggaaggatacacataGTTTAggagagatatatatatatatattataatgggggatttcaatttcccaaagagagactgggaaagcccagttgggactatagaagcagaaatagaaatggttgagatggtaaatgactgctttctaactcaatttgtcagggaactaaccagggagagagcatgcattgacttgatcttttcaaatgaccaaggcagagtcagagggacactatttagagaaccaatgacaaaatgtgatcacaacatgcttagctttgaggcattctttcaaaaaacaaggtccaagtctaaaacaatggtctacaattttagaaatgcaaaccttgaaggtatgagacggcacttagaagaggtagactggagcacgctggatacagagtcagttgaaaatgcatggttatattttaagaatatactacttgaggctctggagcaatttgtaccaaaacttagcaaattgaggaccaaaaaacattggccaaaatggtttaatagaggtatgcaaaaaaatatcaagagaaagaaaatgttgtataacgcatacaaaagggatggagacgaaacaaaatacaagaaatatgttgatctgcaaagagatcttaagaaagggatcaggaaagtaaagagggaaatagaaagaaacatagctctaggagctaaactaatgcaaagagattttttcaatactacaacagcaagaggtcaatataggaggaagtgaaacagataaagggcaaaaatggaagtatcttggaaaacacacaagttgtggcaaatgttctaaatgagtatttcacagaggtttttacaaaagaaaaaaggaaaacatgccacaggttaacaatcagtccaatcCTAACAGAAAtctggataaatgaggaggaggtactaaagggactagcagaattaaaaacaaacaatcacctgggctagatggtatatttccaacagtacttaaagaaattaggggaaatatttataggccgctaactcaaatattccaaatgacacttagaacaggggatgtgccaactgactggaagacagcaaatgtcataccaatccacaagaaaggggacaaaactgagccaggaaattacagaccagtcagtctcacctgcatcacttgtaaaatgttgtaaaaaattgttagacagaaaatagaggtgcatcttaatgaaaaccttattcttggagatagtcaacatgggtttagacgaggcagatcatgtcttactaatttattggagttttttgaacatgcaactgcagctgtagatcaggtgaaagcatatgatatgatatacttagattttcagaaagtttttgataaggttccacaccaaagactgatcctcagattggaagctgtaggtattcagggtaacgtaagtagatggattatgaactgtttgatgtataggaaacagagggtgtcgattagaggagtgaggttgttagtggagttccgcagggatcagtactagggcctttgctgtttctaatctatattaatgatctggactctgggatagttaaaatactaaatgatactaaaataggtggctcagcagatacaatgtcagcagcacaggctattcaaatggacttagataacattcagtcgacacctggcagatgaaattcaatgtgtacaagtgcaaggtaatacatgcaggtaacaaaaatgtccactataattacactatgggaggtacagatctagatgaagtaatgcatgagaaagacctaggagtctatgtggactcctcactttctccatccaagcaatgtgggcaagcaataaaaaaggcaaacaggatgctagggtatattgtcaaaagtgtagaattttaaacaagggcagtgatgttcagactgtacaatgcgctagttagagctcatctggatactgtggacagttctgggctccacacttcaagaaagatatcgctgctctagaggcagttcagaggagagcaaccagacttattccaggtctgaagggaatgtcctactgagactgaggaactgaaccttttcaccctggaacagaggacactacgtggggacttgatccaggtcttgaaaatcatgaaaggcatcgaccacatcaaaccagaggagcttttccagatcagcagggacacatgcacccagggacacaaatggaaattgggcttcaaggcattcaaaacagaaaacaggagacacttcttcacacagagagttgtcacaatctttaacaaactcctcagcaatgtggtagatgcaaaacatttgggaacatttaaaatcagactggataggatccttggatcactcagttattaatggacaccaaacaagcatgttgagtcgaatggcctcctcttgtctgtaaactttcttatgttcttatgttcttattagaaAAAAGCACAGACcttaatactgatccctgtgaaaCTCAAATTACAACCTCACTCCatttagaagcaactcctctgtttcctatatatcaaccagttcataatccatctacttatattaccctgaatgcctacagcttccaatctgaggatcagtctttggtgtggaaccttgtcaaaagctttctgaaaatctaagtatatcatatcatatgctttcacctgatctacagatGCAGTTGCCTGTTCAACacactctaataaattagtaagacttgatctgcctcatctaaacccatgttgactatgtgaaagcatatggttttccaacattttacaagtgatgcaggtgagactgattggtctgtaatttcctggctcagttttgcccCATTTCATGTGGaatggtatgacatttgcacttttccaatcagttggcacatcccctgttgtgtcatttggaatattttagttaatggttgataaataatttccctcattttcttaattactgttggaaatataacatctggcccaggtgatttgtttgtttttaatgctgctagtccctttagtttGACTGGAcagattgttaacctgtgatATGTTATCCATTTAAACTGGGCATTTGGAATCATGTTCTGTTGGGAAATGAGGTCCATCATACTTTAAAGTTTCAGGGTGTCCCACAGCTATAGCTTATTAATAAAATGGATGCTTGAAAGTTAAACAAAAATgacacaaaaatgtattaaacatttgaaaaatatgaaatcaggaaaaaagaaatcataaaatgtaaaataataaaacagatttcATTTGGCCCTGCATAGAGATGGAAAACACACATCCACCACCAGAAAGAAAGGCAAGGAAGTAATTGGGCAGCTTCTTCAAGATGAACTCGGCCACCTCAGCCTTCCCATTCCTCTCTGGAAGTTGAGGAAGCCATAGCAGCTGAGCTGAACAGCTCCATGCTCCCCCCACCCACCCTCTATTGACAGTAAGAAAGATCTTCTGGCTTGGTGGAACTCCACCAGATAAACTTCTCAAGGATGAGCAGCTTGCACGAAAGTATCTCTGCATTCCTGCAAAAAGCTCCCTATCAGAAAGGGTATTCAGCACTGAAGGAAATGTGGTGACATGGCACTGTTAAGGCTTGAAACCAGAAATGGTTCACATGCTGGTTTTCATGGCAAAAATCCTGTAGCCTACAGGCTAATAGTAAAAGTGAAAGACAATCTATACCGTATTCTAGGTGGGCTTGGCCTACAgttgatttctttattttgaaatatatttctgtgaaaaagttctagttcttaattgatttaatgatttatttagcCTGTTGTTCAAGCTGCTAATTATACAATCTGTCAAATAAAACAACTGAACGTGTGTCTTTGACCATGTTACAAGGAAATGTGAAGTGGTGGCCCAACTGATAAGCATATTGATTCTGTGGATGTGTATTTGGAGCATGACTCAGTGTTACAACTCCTGTGCCCCGATGTCGTGGAAGTGAGCATGCGCTCAGTCCCTCTGGCAGGACCCATTGAGGGAGCACAGAAAGTGGAAGGCCTGACCCCTGATGCAACAACATTAGCTGGAGGAACACCAAAAAAAATGGTGGATTTGCAGGTTCACCGTTCATGAGGAAGATTTTGGGAGAACAGAGCTTGTGTACCATCACATTCTGACTGGGACTGCTCCGCCCCACTGCAAGTGATATCATCCAGTGCCCCTGGCTGTGTATCAGGAGTTTTTTTACACTAATAGAACAAATTAAGAATGGGTTATAAATAAAAGCAGTAGCCCATGGACCACACCAGTCATTCTGGTGAAGAAACAAGATGGATTCTGATGATTTTCCATGGATTATCACAAACTGAGTTCTGTCCCACACAAGGACAGTCATCCCCTCTCAAGAACTGAAGCCAAAAAGCCTTCTAAGTGCTGTGGGCCAAGTTGGTGAGTGCCTTTCCATCTTCATACAGATGCCAGCTTAGATAGGCTGGGCGTAGTGTTGTTGCAAGTGCAGGAGGGAGTGTGTAATCTCACTCCCTCCCTAAATGGAAGGTGTTCTGAATCCTAACACTTGGTATtgtgtgcacatacatttttaacatttcataGTAATTAAGAGGATTAATTATAATACAGGTATTTTCAAGCAACTGTTTGAATTAAATTAGCCTGAGATATTCAGAAGTGTTATTGTGAGAAAATCTACACCTGACATGATAACCATGTATTGATCCTTAATGTATAAAAGTAGTACCATATAATTTAACCTCTGATTATATGCTAGGATGTCTGATAACAAGGCAAAAAGTAAGGATTACTTACTGGTCCAGAGACGAACCTGGAGGACAGCAGGCAACGGGGAAACTGTTACCATAAAAACTGATATTTTaagttatataaaataaattgtcaaTTTATTTGGTAATATATGGCGATTgcatttaatcatttttattagAACATTTCTGTTACAAACACTTACAAATACTATGTTATACATAATTAAATGGAAAAGGAATATCCCAAGAATGTGAAAACAGCAGTTTATTTAAAGGCAGGGTAATGCTGTTGCTGACTGCTGGTGCTAGAATTAAATTTGATTGAACTATCCTTATGAACTATAACATTTATTTCATAACTCCACTCAACCAACTGCAAGCATAACATGGTTTTTTTCAGATTCAGGTCTAGAGAGAAAAGATGCAAAGATTGCAGTTGGATTAATGCAACTGCCTGAAAATAAAGATATTACTAAGAAAGAAAGTTTAATGAGCAATATCTATTTGACTAAATGTATCACACAATGTTGAACCCATGGGAAACTATTGTAAAACTGGTAAAACCATAGTGAAACCATGTTTAAGTGGAAATATCCTATAGTGTATTTACCAAGATAAGCTTGCAAAAAGACTATTTTGGCTGGCAAAGTGTGACAGTGGAACTCATCAAAACCCCAGTGGCATCATACAAGCCATAAACCCCAAACCCAGCATAAAGTGGCTCATCAAAAGTGGTCTGGACTCTGTGGAGGAGGGTCATAGTGTCAGAGATGCTGTAAAATGCCAGACTCCCAGCCCCATTGTCTAGATAGATTCCTATTTTATGAGAGGAAGACAGGAAGTCAGTTAGCTTGGTCCCCTTGTTGTTGTGCCAAACCGAGTATCCAGAACTGGAGCACTTCAGACTCCAGGACTTGTTGTTGTTTCCAAAGCGGTAGTCGATACCAAAAAGCTTCACATTAGTTTTATATGTGACTGCCACGTCAGGCCCCAGTTCCCCTTTCCACTCCACCTCCCAGTAACTGCGACCAGACAAGCTCTCCCTGCATAGCACTTGTGGGATGGAAGTGTCGTATCTCTCAGGATGATCTGGATAAGACTGGGGCTTTTCACTCCGGGTCACCTTTCTGTTCCCCTCAGACAGACAGAGCTGCCTGCTGGCTGTGTTGGGGTTTAGTGTAAGCATAACGTAATCTGAtggaagagaggagagaagataGAGCAAGAGTTTTCTGTCATTTAGTGATTTAGAGTGATCCATAAAACTTAACTGGATTGGGACTCTCCAGAACCATTGGAGACCACTGCTCTACAGTTAACTAATATGTCTGCATGGCCCTGGGAGTATAGATAGAAAGAAAAAGGGATCTCAAGGACCAATGTTGGATACCCATGAGATGAGTGATGACCATGCATGTTCCTGAAGAGCTACAATCCTACAGGTGTCACATGTCTTTCTAAACCATTAATCACTGTATATCATGAACACAtggtaattttaattaattaaaaacccaAATAACAAACAAGACACCATGGTTCTCCAGGACTAGGATTGGACAACTGTCAGTAACAAGACAGACTAATAGTAAACACACCTCAGAGTATCAGTTCACCTCCTATTCTTTCACTGCAGGACTTTCAAAAGGAGCAAGTAAAGATGGTGTGACTAACAAATTATTATGGTTGAAACTGCCTGTATGCGTGtatcattgtgtttgttttcaatgtttgcatgcAAAACTCCTCACTGAGTGGAGAACAGAGACTCACATTGTAGAAACTCTGCTCTGGTCCTGGGCTCTTCACTCAAGACTGAACCACTGTTAATTTCCTTTCCTGGGGAGACTAGGAGACACAGAGGTAGAAGATTAAACTTAACCTTAGGGCGCAATACATGACAGAAACCCCCTACTACCCAATTAGAGAGACCATCAGCCTGATTCTGAGGAAGAAAATAGATCTTAATTGAACAATTTATTCATAGCTTTGTGCTCTTGTAGTATCAAATAGcttgttttaaacaaaataaaacattattatgagTTTTccgattattataattatgattcaAACACTACTACTTTACAAACTTGATTATATCTCCAGATTCTGTACCTCTGGCATTCCTTGCATATACCGTATAAGGAGCTTTATTGCTGCTAGGCAATAGTTTTAGTATAGATAGAGGTTTGCTGATAGGCAGTCATGGGGGATCAAGATATTTTACAAGGAAGTTTCTCATCCCTCAGGTGACCTTTGTAATTAATCTAATAATCTCAgtaattatttcaaatgaattaTTTCTACAGGGACAACCCCTAATTCAACTGGAGGCGTCAACacacccaaacaaacaaactctaGATGGCCTCACAATTCCTCAGCTTTTCCTCCAGTCTCAGGACCAAATCCATGCGTGGGATCTTCTGGAGGATCTTTTTGGTCATGACTTCCATGGTGGGCAGATCATAGTACTGCAGCATCTTCTCATTCAGTTCCACGCTGCTGGCCACCCTTTCCAGCTCCCCTTTGGGAATTCGACGGAAACCTTGGGGTGGATCCAGGGCATTCAGTTTACTCTTGAATGCTTTAATTTCTCTCTCCAGAAGGTCACTCAGAACCTCCTCGAAAACCTCCTGCCTGGATTCATGCATCCCTCTGCTATAGGCAAACCTACCCATATggaacaaacacatttttaatatatggcGGAAAAATGTGAtccttatatttttcacataCCAAAATTggcttatttttgtttattgaaaATGTGTAGGATTTATTGTAATTATCATTACATCTGTAAATGATATATCCACGTATTAATTGCACACGATGAAAAAAAATAGTATTAACCTCAGCATTTATTTTCAACCtatactctgtgtgtgtatatatgtagcctatatatatatattagtgtgtgtgtgatctggAATGGTGTATGTGAAGACATATTGTACTTACAGTTGGGTATTTCAAACGAGGCAAACACATCTGGTGAGtattatggtataaataaaacaCGTGCAATTGTAATTCTAATTAATTGCTACAATCGAGTAACAGAcgaaaataaactattttagaCGTGTGTAACAAGGCCTAGGATTACCTCATTTCTGTTAAAAGGGGGAAAACCGTCCCCTCTGTTCGAGCACTGATTATTAGTATGTTCATTTTGCCTGGTTTTCCCAACCCCCCCTCCACAACATACCACTTATAAGACATAATTGAGATGGTGTTAATATGAGAATAGCTCACCTGTATGTAGACCAAATTGCTCTGCACTTCTGGTTCTTGAATGTGAATGTAACTCGAAAGAGAAGCTACACTAGCCTGTTTTTCAGCACAGTAGTACAATCAAAACCGAAAGTTGCATGTACACATTCCTTGCATGTGATTT encodes:
- the LOC136764545 gene encoding stonustoxin subunit beta; translated protein: MHESRQEVFEEVLSDLLEREIKAFKSKLNALDPPQGFRRIPKGELERVASSVELNEKMLQYYDLPTMEVMTKKILQKIPRMDLVLRLEEKLRNFSPGKEINSGSVLSEEPRTRAEFLQYYVMLTLNPNTASRQLCLSEGNRKVTRSEKPQSYPDHPERYDTSIPQVLCRESLSGRSYWEVEWKGELGPDVAVTYKTNVKLFGIDYRFGNNNKSWSLKCSSSGYSVWHNNKGTKLTDFLSSSHKIGIYLDNGAGSLAFYSISDTMTLLHRVQTTFDEPLYAGFGVYGLYDATGVLMSSTVTLCQPK